In a single window of the Notamacropus eugenii isolate mMacEug1 chromosome 4, mMacEug1.pri_v2, whole genome shotgun sequence genome:
- the LOC140500328 gene encoding uncharacterized protein, whose translation MMLENLGNMVSLGNGKLLKIFVLGPGSKQKGSKIRTEKRLSTYNQKTSKEIESEGKTLEISPGLSFEKTCDSEGSLERWKESSSGDNLRKYPFQEKDFRKVTTSHQKKLIGKRAQECNEFRRNFRLNSSFFAQQRELTEERSHKYDTCGKNFKYNSDLILHQRIHTGEKPFECNECGKTFGLNSHLIEHQKIHTGEKPYKCNECGKDFHWRSQLMLHQRIHTGEKPYECKECGKAFSQSSQLTLHQRIHTGEKPHKCRECGKAFSRSSTLIKHQRVHTGEKPYKCNECGKAFSQSSHLILHQRTHTGEKPHKCHVCGKAFSRSSHLREHQRIHTGEKPYKCNICEKSFSQSSNFFQHQLIHTGVKPYRCNKCGKAFNRSSHLNEHLRIHTGEKAHQYNEYGNVLDSSGILKHHQIHGGEKLHECNECGKAFSWNSHLILHQRIHTGEKPYGCLECGKVFSQSSHLILHQRIHTGEKPHECNACGKAFIHSSSLIQHQRVHTGQRPYECCECGKAFSRSSTLIQHQIIHTGEKIYGCNECGKTFRWSSNLRKHQRIHTRA comes from the exons ATGATGTTGGAGAATTTGGGGAACATGGTCTCCCTGG GCAATGGGAAGCTACTGAAGATTTTTGTGCTGGGCCCTGGAAGCAAACAAAAAG gttCTAAGatcaggactgagaaaaggctatccACTTATAATCAGAAAACCTCCAAAGAAATAGAATCAGAAGGGAAGACATTGGAAATTTCCCCAGGTCTTTCATTTGAAAAAACCTGTGACTCTGAAGGCAGTttggagagatggaaggaaagttCTTCAGGGGATAATTTAAGAAAATATCCTTTCCAGGAGAAAGATTTCAGGAAAGTGACCACCTCTCACCAAAAAAAACTTATAGGAAAGAGAGCACAAGAATGTAATGAATTTAGGAGAAACTTTAGGCTGAACTCCAGTTTTTTTGCACAGCAGAGAGAGCTTACAGAAGAAAGGTCCCATAAATATGACACTTGTGGCAAAAACTTCAAATACAATTCAGACCTTATTctccatcagagaattcatactggagagaaaccttttgaatgcaatgaatgtggaaaaacttttgGGCTCAACTCTCACCTTATtgaacatcagaaaattcatacaggagagaaaccttacaaATGTAATGAATGCGGGAAAGATTTCCATTGGCGTTCACAACTTATgttacatcagagaattcatactggagaaaaaccctatgaatgtaaagAGTGTGGCAAAGCTTTTAGTCAGAGCTCACAACTTACATTACATCAacgaattcatactggagagaaaccccaTAAATGTAGAGAATGTGGCAAAGCCTTCAGTAGGAGCTCAACCCTTATTAAACATCAAAGAGTTCACACAGGGGAGAAGCCCTACAAATGTAacgaatgtgggaaagctttcagtCAGAGTTCACATCTTATTCTACACCAGAGAACTCACACTGGTGAGAAACCCCATAAATGTCATgtatgtgggaaagccttcagtcgAAGTTCACACCTTAGggaacatcaaagaattcatactggagagaaaccatataaatgtaatatatgtGAGAAATCCTTCAGTCAGAGTTCAAACTTTTTTCAACACCAATTAATTCATACTGGAGTGAAACCCTATAGATGTAATAAATGTGGGAAAGCATTTAACCGTAGTTCACATCTAAATGAACACCTaagaattcatactggggagaaagCCCATCAATATAATGAATATGGGAATGTCTTAGACAGTTCAGGCATTTTAAAACATCATCAGATTCATGGTGGAGAGAAACTTCATGAATGTAacgaatgtgggaaagccttcagttgGAACTCACATCTTATcctacatcagagaattcatactggagagaaaccctatgggTGTCTTGAATGTGGAAAAGTCTTTAGTCAGAGTTCTCATCTTAttttacatcagagaattcatactggagaaaaaccccaTGAGTGTAATGCCTGTGGGAAGGCTTTCATTCATAGCTCAAGTCTTATTCAGCATCAAAGAGTTCATACAGGACAGAGACCGTATGAATGCtgtgaatgtggaaaagcttttagtCGGAGCTCAACTCTCATTCAACATCAAATAATTCATACTGGGGAGAAGATATATggatgtaatgaatgtgggaaaaccttcaGATGGAGCTCAAACTTAAGAaaacaccagagaattcataccAGAGCATAA